In one Pangasianodon hypophthalmus isolate fPanHyp1 chromosome 22, fPanHyp1.pri, whole genome shotgun sequence genomic region, the following are encoded:
- the LOC113532948 gene encoding free fatty acid receptor 3, whose protein sequence is MQTNKEIAQKSTMYWTKPLSDLILTVDSITLMIGLPTNLLALYTFIWKIKRRAMPLDVLLLSLTISDLLVLIFLPIRMKEAADMKWTLSYFMCPLMGYVIYTTIYNSTLLLTAISVERYLGVAFPIKYKPTRNPRNAVIAVVLFWVTTMAHCSFVYIVQQYETNNDTHPEPMNRDSCHTMFNDKQLKIILPFRLELFIVLFCIPFIICSFCYIKFILILSQLPKFNPKKRCRAIGLAVVTFLVFIICFMPFNVSHLVNFIVSSIPSWRVYTLLPSTFNACLDPFIFYFSSSALRQTFTQFTRGLINRLQVFCFWRLFKCSTVRERLQNSSNISQ, encoded by the exons ATGCAGACAAACAAAG AAATCGCCCAAAAATCGACTATGTACTGGACAAAACCACTTAGTGATTTGATCCTGACTGTGGACAGCATTACCCTGATGATTGGCCTCCCTACCAACCTGCTAGCTCTCTACACCTTCATTTGGAAGATAAAACGGCGAGCTATGCCCCTTGATGTACTGTTGCTCAGCCTCACCATCTCAGACCTGCTCGTCCTCATCTTTCTCCCAATCCGCATGAAAGAGGCAGCCGATATGAAATGGACCCTGAGCTACTTCATGTGTCCCCTGATGGGATATGTCATATATACCACCATCTACAACAGCACCTTGCTTCTAACAGCTATCAGTGTGGAGCGCTATCTGGGAGTGGCCTTCCCCATTAAGTACAAACCAACGCGAAATCCCCGGAATGCCGTGATTGCTGTAGTCTTATTCTGGGTGACTACCATGGCCCATTGTAGTTTTGTCTACATTGTGCAGCAGTATGAAACTAATAATGACACCCACCCTGAGCCAATGAACAGGGACTCTTGCCACACGATGTTTAATGATAAGCAGTTGAAGATCATTTTGCCATTCCGGCTAGAGCTGTTCATCGTGCTTTTCTGCATCCCTTTTATTATCTGCAGCTTTTGCTACATCAAATTCATTCTCATCCTCTCCCAGTTACCCAAATTCAACCCTAAGAAGCGTTGCAGGGCCATTGGGCTTGCTGTAGTCACCTTCCTGGTCTTCATCATTTGCTTCATGCCTTTCAATGTGTCCCATCTGGTGAATTTTATTGTATCATCTATTCCCAGTTGGAGAGTGTACACTTTGCTTCCCAGCACCTTCAATGCCTGTTTGGATCCCTTTATCTTTTATTTCTCCTCTTCAGCGCTCCGACAGACTTTTACCCAATTCACAAGGGGACTCATCAATAGGCTTCAAGTGTTCTGCTTCTGGAGATTGTTCAAATGCTCTACAGTTAGGGAGAGATTACAGAATTCCAGCAACATTTCCCAATGA